A window of the Gossypium arboreum isolate Shixiya-1 chromosome 2, ASM2569848v2, whole genome shotgun sequence genome harbors these coding sequences:
- the LOC108465278 gene encoding dirigent protein 15-like codes for MKKEHNIFALAMIFCLVIVPVYGQYYSKTVMRATQRAKKMTRLHFFLHDTVSGENPSAVVIARPNITQPSSFGFGTLFAINDPLTVGPALTSTLIGNAQGLYVSSSRDPAVFTTVMYADLAFTSGRFNGSSFSLISRSSSSDAIRELAIVGGRGAFRMAQGFALTQINFANLTTGDVILECNVTLHHY; via the coding sequence atgaagaaagaacaTAATATATTTGCATTAGCAATGATATTTTGCCTTGTCATAGTGCCAGTCTATGGCCAATACTACTCGAAAACTGTTATGCGAGCTACTCAGCGGGCGAAAAAGATGACCCGACTCCACTtcttccttcatgataccgtcagTGGTGAAAACCCCAGTGCAGTCGTCATAGCCCGTCCCAACATCACGCAACCATCCTCATTCGGGTTTGGCACATTGTTTGCAATTAATGACCCCCTTACCGTAGGGCCTGCACTAACATCAACGTTGATTGGTAACGCTCAAGGACTCTATGTATCATCCAGTCGAGACCCTGCTGTGTTTACTACAGTTATGTACGCTGATTTAGCATTTACGAGTGGCAGGTTCAATGGGAGCTCTTTTAGTTTAATCTCAAGGAGTTCATCTTCAGATGCAATTCGTGAATTGGCTATTGTGGGAGGGAGAGGTGCGTTTAGAATGGCCCAAGGGTTTGCTCTAACTCAAATCAATTTTGCAAATTTGACGACAGGGGATGTTATTCTTGAGTGCAATGTTACTTTGCACCATTACTAA